One window of Treponema denticola genomic DNA carries:
- a CDS encoding formylglycine-generating enzyme family protein, whose amino-acid sequence MKHSNKKRAAALITAAFIVLTTALVFTGCPNNAGGGGGGGSTVSITVTGDEHINLPSKPVAVRAGAKWAEAQSTVKSRVSAKPNFLIDSWHLGADESAPELKDTDTFYTNATVFVKSRPDLPDLSSIQGSGPQVKITFEVTPEEGGSILGPKSISVNKGTRWNSVLKTYAKAALKVHYGFQCNGWKKNGNTVNDTYTFDDDTTIFAELEDLRINITVKGDGNVSVPDSTPLVVLSGRKWKDIKEQAANRVQVSDPSNIAVTAWHRGESDPVLTDEYEFKKDDGQNRTVFAKTGDRRIKLTVTYGSGSGTPETAGIITIYDGDEWHNVQKQVEKLVTVPEDHSIHWYWDNAGGEFIDFFYTFKASDGNARTVYARVSPPIELTVTYGRITGATVTLGTVTAKHRGLWYGVQDRLKYKYPLLKNTEVEWHWNDKNGELISDTYEFDAGNVPSDTVYAFVRPRIITYYGGLRYLAPIGSGGSYEDYNMQKIDAVTDGYVGGDAYHYVYNDPHKVSLTAYRIGTTEVTQELYELVMAHNPSYFQGSSHPTASGESQEKRPVEQVSWFDAIAFCNELTRCCYSLGEAQCVYTYNGHTYTVEDAQAHNVPVMDMSKKGFRLPTQAEWEWAAQSGTAWQKWAGTNDEDKLSYYAWYDANEYGRTHQAGRKKANPFGLFDMSGNVSEWCWDWWIQTTPEGGTDPVGPLSGTNRTTCGGGYSFFDSACCCAYRGLEEPDKNKDTTGFRIVCRYEF is encoded by the coding sequence ATGAAACACAGTAACAAAAAAAGAGCCGCGGCGCTCATCACAGCCGCATTCATCGTACTTACCACAGCACTGGTCTTTACCGGCTGCCCCAACAATGCGGGCGGCGGAGGCGGGGGCGGTTCTACCGTCAGCATCACCGTAACAGGCGATGAGCACATAAACCTGCCGTCGAAGCCGGTTGCAGTACGGGCAGGTGCCAAGTGGGCGGAAGCGCAGTCAACGGTTAAAAGCAGGGTCAGCGCCAAGCCGAACTTTTTGATCGACTCGTGGCACTTGGGTGCTGACGAAAGCGCACCGGAACTGAAAGACACGGATACTTTTTACACGAACGCAACCGTGTTTGTTAAATCGCGGCCGGACTTACCCGACCTTTCAAGTATACAGGGCTCGGGCCCTCAGGTTAAAATAACTTTCGAGGTAACGCCTGAAGAAGGAGGTTCCATACTGGGGCCGAAGTCGATCAGCGTCAACAAGGGAACCCGTTGGAATTCGGTTCTTAAAACCTATGCCAAAGCTGCGCTCAAAGTGCACTACGGCTTTCAGTGTAACGGATGGAAAAAGAACGGCAATACGGTGAACGATACCTATACCTTCGACGACGACACAACCATCTTTGCAGAGCTGGAAGACCTGCGCATTAACATCACCGTAAAGGGCGACGGCAACGTGAGCGTACCGGACAGCACGCCGCTTGTTGTGCTGAGCGGAAGAAAGTGGAAGGACATAAAAGAGCAGGCCGCAAACAGGGTACAGGTCAGCGATCCTAGTAACATTGCCGTAACCGCATGGCACCGGGGAGAAAGCGATCCCGTGTTGACCGACGAGTACGAGTTTAAAAAAGACGACGGACAAAACCGCACTGTCTTTGCCAAAACGGGCGACCGGCGCATTAAGCTTACCGTTACGTACGGTTCAGGCTCGGGTACACCGGAGACCGCCGGCATTATCACCATATACGACGGCGATGAGTGGCACAACGTACAAAAGCAGGTTGAAAAACTGGTAACCGTTCCCGAAGACCATTCCATACACTGGTATTGGGATAATGCAGGCGGGGAGTTTATAGACTTTTTCTATACGTTTAAAGCGAGCGACGGGAATGCACGTACGGTGTATGCCAGAGTGTCGCCGCCCATAGAGCTTACCGTTACATACGGCAGGATTACGGGGGCAACGGTAACGCTCGGCACCGTAACCGCAAAGCACCGCGGGTTGTGGTACGGCGTACAAGACCGGCTTAAGTATAAGTATCCTCTTCTCAAAAATACGGAGGTGGAATGGCATTGGAATGATAAAAACGGAGAGCTTATAAGCGATACCTATGAGTTTGACGCCGGCAACGTGCCGTCGGACACGGTGTATGCGTTTGTCAGACCTCGAATAATTACGTATTACGGCGGACTGAGGTATCTTGCACCGATAGGCTCTGGCGGTTCGTATGAAGATTACAATATGCAGAAGATAGACGCGGTAACGGACGGCTATGTCGGAGGCGATGCCTACCACTACGTCTACAACGATCCGCATAAGGTCAGTTTAACCGCCTATCGGATAGGCACAACGGAAGTTACGCAAGAGTTGTATGAGCTGGTAATGGCACACAATCCGAGTTACTTTCAGGGCAGCTCACATCCGACTGCATCAGGCGAGAGCCAAGAAAAGCGCCCGGTAGAACAGGTAAGCTGGTTTGATGCGATAGCTTTTTGCAACGAGCTTACGCGCTGTTGTTACTCTTTGGGAGAAGCGCAATGCGTGTATACCTATAACGGGCATACCTACACGGTAGAAGATGCACAGGCACACAATGTGCCCGTCATGGATATGAGCAAAAAAGGCTTCCGCTTGCCGACCCAAGCCGAATGGGAGTGGGCTGCCCAAAGCGGCACTGCATGGCAGAAATGGGCGGGCACTAACGACGAAGACAAACTTTCATACTACGCGTGGTACGATGCGAACGAATACGGCAGAACGCACCAAGCGGGACGTAAAAAGGCAAACCCGTTCGGTCTTTTTGACATGTCGGGCAACGTAAGCGAATGGTGCTGGGATTGGTGGATCCAGACTACGCCTGAGGGCGGTACCGATCCTGTCGGGCCGCTTTCGGGCACTAATCGCACCACCTGCGGCGGCGGTTATTCTTTCTTCGACTCTGCGTGTTGTTGTGCGTATCGCGGCCTTGAAGAACCCGACAAGAACAAGGATACTACCGGCTTTCGCATAGTGTGCAGGTATGAGTTTTAA
- a CDS encoding FGGY-family carbohydrate kinase, translating into MIFCAAVFDIGTSSLKGALIAEDGKVYTQGRLFFPQNLEAETWLVSFENLFKQFSDFAKQKNIKICGICISGNGPSLVAVSEDSAERDFLLLWNKASSDTLNKNSNENSNENSVKKNPLYGKSIFLPRLDFFRNSYPEIFQSAKYILSGPEYLIYKLTKKRVTVLPEKRYVSAYWTDEELKALSIPKNKLAPFVPLGEDCGLYRDIPVFAGPPDFIAALIGTNTLKPGTACDRAGSSEGINICLEAPPASSKLKGLRLLPSPIPNLWNISYLIENSGNVFYEYIKKHGGNFMDFDAFVHNINTKTANKQNEAEGRAIMEALAFKVKAGMDLLEKAAGFRPIYTISGGQANNKLWRDLKAEITGREFKVLQIADAELLGNAAITFTSRKTYSSISEAASVIVW; encoded by the coding sequence ATGATTTTTTGTGCTGCCGTCTTCGACATAGGTACGTCTTCCCTAAAGGGTGCTCTTATAGCCGAAGACGGAAAGGTTTATACGCAAGGCCGATTGTTTTTTCCTCAAAACCTTGAAGCCGAAACATGGCTTGTTTCTTTTGAAAATCTTTTTAAGCAGTTTTCCGACTTTGCAAAACAAAAAAACATTAAGATTTGCGGAATCTGTATTTCGGGAAACGGACCCAGCTTGGTTGCCGTATCCGAAGATTCTGCAGAAAGAGATTTTTTGCTTTTATGGAACAAGGCTTCTTCCGACACCTTGAATAAAAACTCTAACGAGAACTCGAATGAAAACTCCGTGAAAAAAAATCCTCTTTACGGTAAATCCATCTTTTTGCCCCGTTTGGATTTTTTCCGAAATTCTTACCCCGAAATATTTCAATCTGCAAAATATATTTTATCGGGCCCCGAGTATTTAATTTATAAACTTACAAAAAAGAGGGTAACGGTTTTGCCCGAAAAACGCTATGTGTCCGCTTATTGGACTGATGAAGAATTAAAAGCCTTATCCATACCTAAAAACAAACTTGCCCCCTTTGTTCCTCTGGGAGAAGATTGCGGCCTATACCGGGACATTCCCGTTTTTGCAGGGCCTCCCGATTTTATAGCTGCCCTCATCGGCACAAACACATTGAAGCCGGGAACTGCCTGCGATAGGGCCGGCTCAAGCGAGGGAATAAATATCTGTCTTGAAGCTCCTCCGGCAAGCTCCAAGTTGAAGGGCTTACGCCTTCTTCCGTCTCCGATTCCGAACCTTTGGAACATATCTTACCTAATAGAAAATTCGGGGAATGTTTTTTATGAGTATATAAAAAAGCACGGAGGCAATTTTATGGACTTTGATGCTTTTGTGCATAATATAAATACTAAAACCGCAAATAAACAAAATGAAGCGGAAGGAAGAGCTATAATGGAAGCTCTTGCTTTTAAGGTAAAAGCGGGTATGGATTTACTTGAAAAGGCCGCAGGCTTCCGTCCCATATATACAATCTCCGGAGGGCAGGCCAATAATAAACTTTGGCGGGACTTAAAAGCCGAAATCACCGGCAGAGAATTTAAAGTACTTCAGATAGCCGATGCCGAGCTTTTGGGCAATGCCGCGATAACTTTTACTTCTCGTAAAACCTATAGCTCGATAAGCGAGGCGGCCTCTGTAATTGTTTGGTAA
- a CDS encoding HAD family hydrolase, which produces MKKACIFDLDGTLTNSLYSIAHFLNAETAKYGIPPVDAEEFKILTGNGARKLVQRVLERAGKNDKDLEEKILTEYNAAYDADPVYLCEAYPGIKKLLADLIKNGISVNVLSNKPHPTTEKVVKTIFGENTFSCILGARDSVALKPDPAGVYEILKILKLEKKDFLYIGDTATDVQTGKNAGLFTIGVLWGFRKRPELEQAGADAIISSPEEILKIALG; this is translated from the coding sequence ATGAAAAAAGCATGTATTTTTGATTTGGACGGGACCTTAACCAACTCCCTTTATTCGATAGCTCATTTTTTAAATGCTGAAACGGCTAAATACGGTATACCGCCTGTAGATGCGGAAGAATTTAAAATCTTAACAGGCAACGGTGCGAGAAAACTTGTACAAAGAGTTCTTGAACGTGCAGGAAAAAACGATAAAGATTTGGAAGAAAAAATTCTTACGGAATATAATGCCGCCTATGATGCAGATCCAGTTTATCTATGCGAGGCCTATCCGGGAATTAAAAAGCTTTTAGCGGATTTAATCAAAAACGGGATTTCCGTAAATGTGCTTTCAAACAAGCCTCATCCCACAACAGAAAAGGTTGTTAAAACAATCTTCGGCGAAAACACTTTTTCATGTATCTTAGGAGCCCGGGATTCTGTCGCTTTAAAGCCTGACCCTGCAGGTGTCTATGAAATTTTAAAAATTCTCAAACTTGAAAAAAAAGATTTTCTTTATATAGGAGACACGGCAACGGATGTTCAAACCGGAAAAAATGCAGGGCTTTTTACAATCGGCGTTTTATGGGGTTTTAGAAAACGCCCTGAATTGGAACAAGCCGGAGCTGATGCAATAATCTCAAGCCCTGAAGAAATCCTAAAGATAGCCTTAGGCTAA
- the mgtE gene encoding magnesium transporter: protein MELKENKFEQIKYLLSEKRYIEVQRTLAELNEVDIAEFLETESAQNAILMFRMLPKSMAAEVFTLLPTEQQSRFIAAATDKELVSILDEIFLDDMVDIVEEMPANVVKKILKNTGSEERMLINQFLKYPKDSAGSLMTIEYVDLKKTMTVKQALDYIRKIGLESETIYTCYVTDKNRVLEGFISLKELVLADEDKKIEQIFNREYICVNTHDDQEKVAFTFKKYGFLALPVVDNENRLIGIITVDDIMDVMEQEATEDFQRMAAMQPNEETYLETGIFKLAKHRIGWLLLLMVSETFTGTIIERYTHLLASMTILTAFIPMLMDTGGNSGSQSSTLIIRGLATGEIDLKDWKKVFFKELGIAVLVGFTLGLFSFLKSVFLGGRNPMIALTVGATLVATVTVAKITGGLLPIMAKKLKLDPAIMAGPLITTIVDTVSLIIYFKIASVLCAGMF from the coding sequence ATGGAATTGAAAGAAAACAAGTTTGAACAAATAAAATATTTATTATCCGAAAAACGGTATATTGAAGTACAGCGGACATTGGCCGAGCTAAACGAAGTCGATATAGCCGAATTCCTTGAAACCGAATCCGCACAAAATGCCATTCTTATGTTCCGAATGCTGCCTAAAAGCATGGCGGCCGAAGTTTTTACTCTTTTACCCACGGAACAGCAAAGCCGTTTTATAGCCGCAGCGACCGATAAGGAACTGGTTTCCATATTGGACGAAATCTTTTTGGACGATATGGTAGACATTGTTGAAGAAATGCCTGCAAATGTTGTTAAAAAAATCCTAAAAAATACCGGCAGTGAAGAGCGTATGCTCATCAATCAGTTCCTAAAGTATCCTAAAGACTCGGCCGGAAGTCTTATGACTATCGAGTACGTAGACTTAAAAAAAACTATGACCGTAAAGCAGGCCCTTGACTATATCCGCAAGATAGGTTTGGAAAGTGAAACCATTTACACGTGTTATGTTACCGATAAGAATAGAGTCCTTGAAGGTTTTATTTCTCTTAAAGAATTGGTGCTTGCCGATGAGGATAAAAAGATAGAACAGATTTTTAATAGAGAGTATATATGTGTAAACACCCATGATGATCAGGAAAAGGTTGCCTTCACTTTTAAGAAATACGGTTTTTTGGCTCTCCCCGTTGTCGATAACGAAAACCGCCTCATCGGTATTATTACCGTCGACGACATAATGGATGTTATGGAGCAGGAGGCTACCGAAGACTTTCAGAGGATGGCCGCTATGCAGCCTAACGAAGAAACCTACCTTGAAACGGGAATCTTTAAACTTGCAAAACACCGAATAGGCTGGCTTCTTTTACTAATGGTATCCGAAACATTTACCGGAACTATAATCGAACGCTACACCCATTTGCTTGCCTCAATGACTATTTTGACCGCCTTTATTCCCATGTTGATGGACACGGGCGGTAATTCCGGCAGTCAATCTTCAACCTTGATTATCCGAGGCTTGGCTACGGGAGAAATCGACTTAAAGGATTGGAAAAAGGTTTTTTTTAAGGAACTGGGCATTGCCGTGTTGGTGGGCTTTACCTTAGGCCTTTTCAGTTTTTTAAAATCGGTCTTCCTTGGGGGGAGAAATCCTATGATAGCCCTTACTGTGGGTGCAACCCTCGTTGCAACCGTAACTGTAGCAAAGATTACCGGCGGGCTTCTCCCCATTATGGCAAAAAAATTAAAACTCGATCCTGCGATTATGGCCGGCCCCCTGATTACAACTATTGTAGATACCGTAAGTTTGATTATCTATTTTAAGATAGCTTCAGTTTTGTGTGCAGGAATGTTTTAA
- a CDS encoding ribose-phosphate pyrophosphokinase — MNYLESNNLAIIACPGGEEFANLTIRNLKHIYARKLYQQSEKLAKRYNTSSEDMIQKFNFYSDLFAGRMSVNKDTNKIHVPKFKVDARFTYFMNGEFKTELLETVRGKDVYIFQDVENKQEITINEGKNKEVFSVNDHLMSLIVTIDAVRHAGAGRISLVLPVYPYSRQHKKKGREGLTASLLGHIYEDLDVEQIITLDIHSREIENSFHSARLQNLHASYQIIRELTRILDLSADSEEQFVVVSPDSGAVDRNKFYSSGLQKPLAMIYKERDYSVVTQNAKQSNIISIKLLGDVEGKNAFLADDMLGTGGTLLKAMEFLKSKGAKKVIAAVSLPFFTGDAIQQFDEAYSKGLFYRIIGTNAVYHTELKQKEWYIETDVSGLFAQVITRLHENLSLSSLLDNRDIIEKLLKNAAIPKK, encoded by the coding sequence ATGAATTATCTTGAATCGAATAACCTCGCAATCATTGCTTGTCCGGGAGGAGAAGAGTTTGCAAATTTAACGATTAGGAATTTGAAGCATATTTATGCCCGTAAGCTGTACCAGCAAAGCGAAAAGTTAGCAAAAAGGTACAATACCTCCTCTGAGGATATGATTCAAAAGTTTAACTTTTATAGCGATTTGTTTGCCGGCAGAATGTCGGTAAACAAAGATACAAATAAAATCCATGTACCCAAATTTAAAGTAGATGCCCGTTTTACATATTTTATGAACGGGGAGTTTAAGACCGAGCTTCTCGAAACCGTCCGCGGAAAAGATGTCTATATTTTTCAGGATGTTGAAAACAAGCAGGAAATTACCATCAATGAGGGAAAAAACAAGGAGGTCTTTTCAGTAAACGATCATCTTATGTCCCTCATCGTAACCATAGATGCTGTCCGTCATGCAGGAGCAGGGAGAATATCCTTAGTTCTTCCGGTTTATCCTTACAGCCGCCAGCACAAAAAAAAGGGAAGAGAAGGCTTGACTGCTAGCTTGCTTGGGCATATTTACGAAGACCTTGATGTGGAGCAAATTATAACCCTCGATATTCACTCCCGCGAAATTGAAAATTCCTTCCATTCTGCACGCTTACAAAATCTTCATGCAAGTTATCAGATTATTAGGGAGCTTACAAGAATACTCGATTTAAGTGCCGATTCGGAAGAACAATTTGTAGTTGTTTCTCCCGACTCCGGGGCCGTAGACCGAAATAAATTCTATTCGTCGGGCTTGCAAAAACCCCTCGCCATGATTTATAAAGAAAGAGATTATTCCGTTGTTACCCAAAATGCAAAGCAGTCGAATATCATAAGCATTAAACTTTTGGGAGATGTTGAAGGAAAAAATGCCTTCCTCGCAGACGATATGCTGGGGACGGGCGGAACTCTTTTAAAGGCTATGGAATTCTTGAAGAGCAAGGGAGCAAAAAAGGTTATAGCCGCCGTAAGCCTTCCTTTCTTTACAGGCGACGCCATTCAGCAATTTGATGAGGCTTATTCCAAGGGGCTTTTTTACCGCATTATAGGAACGAATGCCGTTTATCATACCGAGCTAAAGCAAAAAGAGTGGTATATTGAAACCGATGTATCGGGACTCTTTGCTCAAGTTATCACGCGCCTTCACGAAAACCTCTCCCTTTCGAGTCTCCTCGATAACAGGGATATTATCGAAAAATTGCTAAAAAACGCTGCAATACCTAAAAAATGA
- a CDS encoding 16S rRNA (uracil(1498)-N(3))-methyltransferase, whose protein sequence is MNIVLFSDDDCAAPDCINDGCVFHKHDKSINNCFVFYKNDERYLHIKKILHLKEGDVFKAGIINGKIGEALISYFSEEKIVFSFCPNTPDKAETIPLHLPPIKIILGFPRPIQLRRILRDAASLGFAEIVLCGTDLGERSYLKSNLSSPEEIKKYLLDGISQAGQTMLPEFSFCNSVKEALKNLKTASFKGSKVLLDIGHFPSLSTFKMKKGEELTIAIGSERGWTQNEREAFFSEGFIPYSMGKRILRTETALTSALSVLLANNGFWE, encoded by the coding sequence ATGAATATTGTTTTGTTTTCAGATGATGATTGTGCAGCTCCCGATTGTATAAACGATGGCTGTGTTTTTCATAAACACGATAAAAGCATAAACAACTGCTTTGTCTTTTACAAAAATGATGAACGCTATCTTCACATAAAAAAGATTCTGCACTTAAAAGAAGGCGATGTTTTTAAGGCCGGAATCATAAACGGAAAAATAGGCGAAGCTCTTATCTCTTACTTTTCCGAAGAAAAAATCGTTTTTTCTTTTTGCCCGAATACACCGGATAAAGCTGAGACGATACCTCTGCACCTTCCGCCCATAAAAATAATTCTGGGCTTTCCCCGCCCCATTCAGTTGAGGCGTATCCTTCGGGATGCGGCAAGTTTGGGCTTTGCCGAAATCGTACTATGCGGTACCGACTTGGGAGAGCGTTCCTATTTAAAATCGAACCTTTCAAGCCCCGAAGAAATAAAAAAATATCTTTTAGACGGTATCTCGCAAGCCGGCCAGACCATGCTACCAGAATTTTCTTTTTGCAATTCGGTAAAAGAAGCCTTAAAAAATTTAAAGACCGCCTCGTTCAAGGGCAGCAAGGTGCTCCTCGACATAGGACATTTTCCCTCCCTTTCAACATTTAAGATGAAAAAAGGAGAAGAACTGACTATAGCAATAGGAAGCGAAAGGGGTTGGACTCAAAACGAAAGGGAAGCTTTTTTTTCCGAAGGCTTTATTCCTTATTCTATGGGAAAACGCATTTTACGAACCGAAACCGCCCTTACTTCCGCCCTGTCCGTTCTTCTTGCAAACAACGGCTTTTGGGAATAG
- a CDS encoding DNA repair helicase XPB encodes MQESKPLIIQGDRSILLDIHDPEANDARFALIPFAELEKSPEHLHTYRLTPLSLWNAAGVGLSADSIMKTLTGFSRFKVPDSILVWMKETMGRYGKIKLLPLEKPQEEGASETIEEKAEFLRLKPENALIFKELKSSKILLKYLIEDPDEENSFLISLLNRGTVKQALLKQGWPVQDEVPLRDGEPLDISLKEKTSSGTEFEIRDYQRDAASSFVGDKSAGTGFGTIVLPCGSGKTIVGMLTMSLLKTSTLILTPNVAAVYQWRRELLDKTNIKDEDIGLYTGEVKEIRSVTIATYQVLTWRPNTEAAFPHFKIFRERAWGLIIYDEVHLLPAPVFRITAELQVIRRLGLTATLVREDGCEGDVFSLVGPKRFDVPWKDLEQKGWIAKAYCTEIRVNIAPSKEIEYAVGTTREKHRIASENPAKLEIVKKLLTKHKENQILIIGQYLSQLETIAKEINAPLITGKNTNAERELLYDSFRKGEINVLVVSKVANFAIDLPDASVAIQVSGVFGSRQEEAQRLGRILRPKECDSHFYSIVTRQTIEEGFAEKRQKFLAEQGYDYSILTEAELDK; translated from the coding sequence ATGCAAGAATCTAAACCGCTTATAATTCAAGGAGACCGCTCCATTCTTTTGGATATTCATGACCCGGAAGCTAACGATGCCCGCTTTGCCCTTATTCCTTTTGCGGAGCTTGAAAAGTCGCCTGAACATCTTCACACTTACAGGTTGACCCCCCTCTCGCTTTGGAATGCGGCAGGTGTCGGGCTTTCAGCCGATTCTATTATGAAAACTCTCACGGGTTTTTCCCGCTTTAAGGTTCCCGACTCTATCTTGGTTTGGATGAAAGAAACGATGGGCCGTTACGGTAAAATAAAGCTCCTCCCCCTTGAAAAGCCTCAAGAAGAGGGGGCTTCCGAAACCATTGAAGAAAAAGCGGAATTTTTGCGCCTTAAACCTGAAAATGCTCTTATCTTTAAAGAATTAAAAAGCAGCAAGATTCTTTTAAAATATTTAATAGAAGACCCCGATGAGGAAAATTCTTTTTTGATTTCCCTTTTAAACAGGGGAACTGTAAAGCAGGCTCTTTTAAAGCAGGGCTGGCCCGTGCAGGATGAGGTGCCCCTCCGCGACGGAGAGCCCTTGGATATTTCCTTAAAAGAAAAAACTTCAAGCGGTACCGAATTTGAAATCAGGGATTATCAGCGAGATGCGGCATCTTCCTTTGTCGGCGATAAGTCGGCAGGAACAGGTTTCGGCACAATTGTTCTGCCCTGCGGATCGGGAAAAACCATAGTCGGAATGCTTACGATGAGCCTTCTTAAAACAAGCACTCTTATTCTAACCCCCAATGTAGCTGCCGTTTATCAGTGGAGACGGGAGCTTTTGGATAAGACAAACATAAAAGATGAAGATATAGGCTTATATACGGGCGAGGTAAAGGAAATAAGGTCTGTTACGATAGCGACCTATCAGGTGCTCACTTGGAGGCCCAATACCGAGGCGGCCTTCCCTCATTTTAAGATTTTTAGGGAAAGAGCATGGGGGCTTATCATCTATGATGAGGTTCACCTATTACCGGCTCCGGTTTTTAGAATTACGGCAGAGCTTCAAGTTATAAGAAGGCTCGGACTTACTGCGACCCTTGTGAGAGAGGACGGCTGTGAAGGCGATGTGTTCAGCCTTGTCGGGCCTAAGCGCTTCGATGTGCCCTGGAAGGACCTTGAACAAAAGGGCTGGATAGCAAAAGCTTATTGTACCGAAATCAGGGTAAACATTGCACCTTCAAAAGAGATAGAGTATGCTGTAGGTACTACTCGCGAAAAGCACCGCATTGCAAGCGAAAACCCTGCAAAGCTCGAAATAGTAAAAAAACTTTTGACCAAGCACAAGGAAAATCAAATCCTTATAATCGGGCAGTACTTGTCCCAGCTCGAAACGATTGCAAAAGAAATAAATGCCCCCCTGATCACGGGAAAAAATACAAATGCCGAGCGGGAGCTTTTGTATGATTCATTTAGAAAGGGAGAGATAAATGTTTTGGTAGTTTCTAAGGTTGCAAATTTTGCGATTGATCTGCCTGATGCTTCGGTAGCTATTCAGGTTTCGGGCGTTTTCGGGAGCCGGCAAGAAGAGGCTCAGCGTTTGGGCCGAATCTTGAGGCCTAAAGAATGTGATTCCCATTTTTACAGCATTGTAACCCGCCAAACTATAGAAGAAGGCTTTGCCGAAAAGCGTCAAAAGTTTTTAGCCGAGCAGGGCTATGACTACTCGATTCTTACCGAAGCCGAATTGGATAAATAA
- a CDS encoding diacylglycerol/polyprenol kinase family protein: protein MSFLRNLRYKKLSQNARVEDLIKETFRKTIHLCAALVPLFARYFFYPTVIALSAITFFYVIFEILRLKGYRIFMISNITGFAARERDKGKFVLGPVTLSIGVISTLLIFPFKEASIGIMALALGDGLASLVGKFWGRQHLNISKDKTIAGSIACFTAVFISTIAISRSFIKSFFIAAIATGTEALPLKDFDNILIPLVCAGAALILAV, encoded by the coding sequence ATGAGTTTTTTAAGAAATCTGCGGTATAAAAAACTTTCTCAAAATGCAAGAGTCGAAGATTTGATAAAGGAAACCTTCCGCAAAACAATTCATCTTTGTGCAGCCCTTGTTCCTCTCTTTGCAAGATACTTTTTCTATCCCACAGTTATAGCCCTGTCCGCCATAACCTTTTTTTATGTTATCTTTGAAATTTTAAGATTAAAGGGCTACCGAATTTTTATGATTTCAAACATCACCGGTTTTGCTGCACGAGAGAGGGATAAGGGGAAATTTGTGCTGGGGCCTGTAACTCTTTCGATAGGCGTTATAAGCACCCTCCTTATCTTTCCGTTTAAGGAAGCAAGTATAGGGATTATGGCTTTGGCTCTCGGAGACGGCCTTGCAAGCCTTGTCGGAAAATTTTGGGGAAGACAGCATCTGAATATTTCCAAGGATAAAACCATAGCGGGAAGTATAGCCTGTTTTACGGCGGTTTTTATTTCTACCATTGCAATAAGCAGGAGTTTTATAAAAAGCTTTTTTATAGCAGCTATTGCAACGGGAACTGAAGCTCTGCCCTTAAAAGACTTTGATAATATACTGATACCGCTTGTCTGTGCAGGGGCTGCCTTAATATTGGCTGTTTAA